One stretch of Chlamydia abortus DNA includes these proteins:
- a CDS encoding SufS family cysteine desulfurase, producing MVCRIKEDFPIFSNKKLQGESYIYLDSAATTHKPKKVIDAITDFYSSSYATVNRNVYTSSQVTTANYNAVRGKVRAWIQAAYDEEIVFTRGTTAALNLLAISANDAFIPEGGVVLVSEVEHHANVLSWELACRRRGSCVKKIAVDHLGYIDLEHLEVLLKAGAVFVSIAHVSNVTGCIQPLKEIASLAHQYGAYVAVDGAQGVAHTSVDVVDWDVDFYAFSGHKMYAPTGLGVLYGKKALLEKLPPVEGGGDMVSIYDSEHPEYLPAPLKFEAGTPPIASILGLGAAIDYLQSLPDSVYQEEEELTQYLYNELLTIPGMQILGPEVGHPRGALISFKVEGAHPFDIGCLLDLQGIAVRTGHQCAQPAMTRWDLGHVLRVSLGLYNDKEDVDAFLSALRVILNKVRV from the coding sequence ATGGTGTGTAGGATCAAAGAAGACTTTCCTATTTTTTCTAATAAAAAGCTTCAGGGGGAGTCCTACATTTATCTTGACTCTGCGGCTACTACGCATAAACCTAAGAAAGTGATAGACGCAATTACGGATTTTTACAGTAGTAGCTATGCTACCGTAAATCGTAATGTCTATACTTCTTCGCAGGTAACGACGGCAAATTATAACGCTGTTCGTGGGAAAGTTCGTGCATGGATACAAGCTGCATATGATGAAGAGATCGTTTTTACTCGGGGAACTACAGCCGCATTGAATCTATTAGCCATATCCGCAAATGACGCTTTCATTCCTGAGGGTGGTGTGGTGTTAGTTTCTGAAGTAGAGCATCATGCAAATGTATTGTCATGGGAATTAGCCTGCCGTAGGCGTGGATCTTGTGTTAAAAAAATTGCTGTTGATCATTTGGGATATATAGATTTAGAACACCTAGAGGTCTTACTCAAAGCAGGAGCTGTGTTTGTAAGCATAGCCCACGTGAGTAATGTTACAGGGTGTATCCAACCTCTAAAGGAAATCGCAAGTCTCGCTCACCAATATGGTGCGTATGTCGCTGTGGACGGAGCCCAGGGAGTAGCTCATACCTCTGTAGATGTTGTTGATTGGGATGTAGATTTCTATGCTTTTTCGGGCCATAAAATGTATGCACCCACAGGTTTAGGGGTGTTGTATGGTAAGAAGGCATTGTTAGAAAAGCTTCCTCCTGTAGAAGGTGGAGGCGATATGGTCTCCATTTATGATAGTGAACATCCAGAATATCTTCCTGCACCGTTAAAATTTGAAGCAGGAACGCCGCCTATAGCTTCTATCTTAGGATTAGGAGCCGCTATAGATTACTTACAATCTTTGCCAGACTCCGTATACCAGGAAGAAGAAGAGTTGACACAGTATTTGTACAACGAATTGCTAACGATTCCGGGTATGCAGATATTAGGTCCAGAGGTAGGTCACCCTCGCGGAGCTTTGATAAGTTTCAAGGTGGAAGGTGCGCATCCTTTCGATATAGGGTGTTTATTGGATCTTCAAGGGATCGCTGTCCGTACAGGGCATCAATGTGCACAACCTGCCATGACCCGCTGGGATTTGGGTCATGTGCTTAGAGTGTCACTGGGATTATATAATGATAAGGAAGATGTGGATGCTTTCTTGTCGGCTTTACGTGTTATTTTGAATAAAGTCCGAGTATAG
- a CDS encoding polysaccharide deacetylase family protein, with amino-acid sequence MLIVLAFRQVFFSKSPHVLEKFLRYLLLLKQSYPLVLPGEPIKKLSVMLTFDYVSVDFYAHIFPFLQTHHIPAVVGIAWRYVAENSAQTLPLSYRLAPSEALAFQDEVFAKHQPFCSQQELQALADSSVIQLASSGFAIRNLQNTPPYLATEIFLSKYSIEKALGKNPIGFFYPFGKYDHICEQTVRKYYPFSFVLGDVINMKNKNHRIYRLDMTRAAYTLPRPIHNPYYVKNWLIDRCQQMRLRWYPYSKEHIEFQGSSSQ; translated from the coding sequence ATGCTGATTGTTTTAGCTTTCCGCCAAGTTTTCTTTTCTAAGTCACCCCACGTATTAGAAAAATTCCTCCGGTATTTATTACTTCTTAAACAATCGTATCCCTTAGTGCTCCCCGGAGAACCCATCAAAAAGTTATCCGTTATGCTAACTTTTGATTATGTCTCTGTGGACTTCTATGCCCATATCTTCCCTTTCCTACAGACGCACCATATTCCCGCCGTTGTGGGAATTGCTTGGAGATATGTTGCTGAGAATTCTGCTCAAACTCTTCCTCTTTCCTATCGTTTAGCCCCTAGCGAAGCCTTGGCTTTCCAAGATGAAGTATTTGCAAAGCACCAACCATTTTGCTCACAACAGGAGTTACAGGCACTCGCTGATTCTTCCGTTATACAACTCGCCTCATCAGGATTTGCTATTCGCAATTTACAAAATACACCGCCCTATCTCGCTACAGAAATCTTCTTATCAAAATATTCTATAGAAAAAGCCTTGGGGAAAAACCCTATAGGATTTTTCTACCCTTTTGGCAAATATGATCACATATGCGAACAAACAGTAAGGAAGTACTATCCTTTTTCTTTTGTTTTAGGTGATGTCATAAATATGAAAAACAAGAACCACAGGATCTATCGTCTAGATATGACGCGTGCTGCATACACATTGCCTAGGCCTATCCATAACCCGTACTATGTCAAAAACTGGCTAATAGATAGATGTCAACAAATGCGTTTACGTTGGTACCCTTATTCTAAAGAACACATCGAATTTCAAGGAAGCTCCTCACAATAA
- a CDS encoding ParB/RepB/Spo0J family partition protein, with product MSGVINKDTIIEVAIDNIRVSPFQPRRVFSESELQELVASLKSVGLIHPPVVREIRSGDRVLYYELIAGERRWRALQLAGYTTIPVVLKQVVADDIAAEATLIENIQRVNLSPMEMAEAFKKLINVFGLTQDKVAVRVGKKRSTVANYLRLFSLSESIQKSLYLGEITLGHAKVILTLEDPNLREILAEKIISQRLAVREAEQEAKKLLSGEVLTTRAAKEQVKACATSPHCHEMQKRLSQSLGYKVTVKPQGSHYSVSLHVQDEEQLKQLEEWLLKKS from the coding sequence GTGAGCGGAGTTATCAATAAAGATACAATAATAGAAGTGGCTATCGATAACATTCGGGTCAGTCCTTTTCAACCTCGTCGAGTGTTTTCCGAATCTGAACTGCAGGAATTAGTTGCCTCGTTAAAATCTGTAGGTTTAATTCATCCTCCTGTGGTGCGTGAAATTCGTAGTGGGGATAGAGTTTTATATTACGAATTAATCGCAGGAGAGCGCCGCTGGAGAGCTTTACAACTTGCTGGCTACACTACGATACCTGTTGTTCTCAAACAAGTAGTAGCAGACGATATAGCTGCAGAAGCTACTCTTATAGAAAATATCCAACGTGTGAATCTCAGCCCTATGGAAATGGCAGAGGCTTTCAAAAAGCTCATCAATGTTTTTGGATTAACTCAAGATAAGGTAGCTGTAAGAGTAGGGAAAAAACGCTCCACAGTAGCAAATTACCTACGTCTTTTTTCTCTATCTGAGTCTATTCAAAAAAGCCTTTATCTTGGGGAGATCACTTTAGGTCACGCTAAAGTCATTCTTACCCTCGAAGATCCTAATCTACGAGAGATTCTTGCTGAAAAAATTATTTCACAGCGTCTTGCTGTCCGCGAAGCCGAACAAGAAGCAAAGAAGCTGTTGTCCGGAGAAGTATTGACGACACGTGCGGCTAAAGAGCAAGTAAAGGCTTGCGCTACATCTCCACACTGTCATGAAATGCAAAAACGTCTTAGTCAATCTTTGGGTTATAAAGTCACCGTCAAACCTCAAGGTTCTCATTATAGTGTATCCCTGCACGTTCAAGATGAAGAACAACTCAAACAGTTAGAAGAATGGCTGTTGAAGAAATCCTAG
- a CDS encoding oligopeptide/dipeptide ABC transporter ATP-binding protein yields the protein MNDPLVQANQLKKYYYKRTSWFRKKTIATRAIDNISFSIPSGKIVGLIGESGSGKTTLALALSGLLSLTSGYLSFDNTPIKLHSRHDLKKLRSYVRMVFQNPKASLNPRKTIFDSLGHALIHHRIITKDKLPSVIGESLERVGLSADYFYHYPHQLSGGQQQRVSIARALLGAPKLIICDEVVSALDLSMQAQILNMLSKLQKELQMSYLFISHDLAVVRSFCSEVLIMYKGKIVESGATEDIFLNPKHPYTQMLLNSQLPDLPENRSIEHKLQSFQKNSSENPSPTGCVFYNRCPKRQKTCLQGPIPEQTEGNKHTRLCIF from the coding sequence ATGAATGACCCCTTAGTACAAGCCAATCAACTAAAAAAATATTACTATAAACGGACCAGTTGGTTTCGCAAAAAAACCATAGCAACGCGAGCCATTGATAATATTTCTTTTTCTATACCTTCGGGAAAGATTGTCGGACTCATTGGGGAATCAGGATCAGGGAAAACAACATTAGCCCTAGCCCTCTCGGGGTTGCTATCGTTAACCTCTGGGTATTTATCTTTCGACAATACGCCAATTAAGCTTCATTCTCGACATGATTTAAAAAAGCTACGCTCTTACGTGCGTATGGTTTTTCAAAATCCTAAAGCCTCTTTAAATCCTAGAAAAACAATTTTTGATAGCTTAGGTCACGCCCTTATCCATCATCGGATCATTACAAAAGATAAACTCCCTTCTGTCATTGGAGAGAGTTTAGAACGTGTAGGATTATCTGCTGATTATTTTTATCATTATCCGCATCAGCTCTCAGGAGGTCAGCAACAGCGCGTATCTATAGCGCGAGCATTACTAGGAGCGCCTAAGCTTATCATATGTGATGAGGTAGTTTCTGCTTTAGATCTGTCCATGCAAGCACAGATTTTGAATATGCTCTCCAAATTACAAAAAGAACTCCAGATGAGCTACTTGTTTATTTCGCATGATTTAGCTGTTGTACGATCTTTTTGCTCCGAGGTCCTCATCATGTATAAGGGAAAAATTGTTGAATCGGGAGCCACAGAAGATATTTTCTTAAACCCTAAACATCCTTATACCCAAATGCTGCTGAATTCGCAGTTACCTGACTTACCAGAAAATCGTAGCATTGAGCATAAACTACAGTCCTTTCAAAAAAACTCTTCGGAGAATCCTTCGCCAACAGGATGTGTCTTCTATAATCGCTGTCCTAAACGACAAAAAACCTGCCTTCAGGGACCTATCCCAGAACAAACAGAAGGGAACAAACATACACGTCTATGTATTTTTTAA
- a CDS encoding ABC transporter ATP-binding protein, which produces MTHPPILQVKDLSVSLHKRRAHYPIVESLSFDLHKGKTLAIIGESGSGKSVTAQALMQLLPSPLFSTSGEILFHGKDLFKAPRGILRSIFGTKISMIFQNPQSSLNPVFTIEQQFQELIRTHLHLPTQEGKNKIIQALIDTGFHNPELCLKLYPHQLSGGMLQRVSIAMALLTSPEILIADEPTTALDVSVQYQILQLLKGLQNKLGMALLIITHNMGVVAETADDVLVLYAGRLAEYAPVKDIFHNPCHPYTQDLLASRPSLQSETFTTIPGQPPHYSALPSGCCYYPRCSKAYGKCKVESPEAQQVTEGHKVRCWLYE; this is translated from the coding sequence ATGACTCATCCACCTATCTTACAAGTTAAGGATCTATCGGTAAGTCTGCATAAACGTCGGGCACATTACCCTATTGTTGAGTCATTGTCTTTTGATCTGCATAAAGGGAAGACTTTAGCGATTATTGGCGAATCCGGTTCGGGGAAATCGGTAACAGCGCAAGCGCTTATGCAATTATTACCCTCCCCACTATTTTCTACATCGGGGGAAATATTGTTCCATGGGAAGGACTTATTCAAAGCTCCGCGAGGTATCTTACGTTCTATCTTTGGAACAAAGATTTCTATGATTTTTCAAAATCCTCAATCTTCATTAAACCCTGTCTTTACAATAGAACAACAATTCCAAGAGCTTATCCGCACACACTTACACCTACCTACTCAAGAGGGGAAAAATAAAATTATACAAGCTCTCATAGATACAGGATTTCATAATCCCGAACTCTGTTTAAAGCTCTATCCTCATCAGCTCTCGGGAGGGATGCTGCAAAGAGTTTCCATTGCTATGGCTTTACTTACCTCTCCAGAAATTCTCATTGCTGATGAGCCAACAACAGCTCTTGATGTTTCTGTTCAATACCAGATTTTACAATTACTCAAAGGCCTACAGAACAAACTCGGCATGGCCTTGCTTATCATTACCCACAACATGGGCGTCGTTGCCGAAACTGCGGATGACGTACTCGTTCTCTATGCAGGGAGACTCGCTGAGTATGCTCCAGTAAAGGATATTTTCCATAATCCTTGCCATCCTTATACTCAAGATTTACTCGCTTCTCGTCCTTCATTGCAAAGTGAAACATTTACGACAATTCCTGGGCAGCCTCCCCACTACAGTGCCCTGCCTTCCGGATGCTGCTACTACCCCAGATGCTCAAAAGCTTATGGAAAATGTAAAGTCGAATCTCCAGAAGCTCAGCAAGTGACAGAAGGACATAAAGTAAGGTGTTGGTTATATGAATGA
- a CDS encoding TIGR00153 family protein produces MQTLARLFGQSPFAPLQAHLEVVAFCVQQMVPIFTALRDGDYKQVQIIAKSISDKEYQADCIKNDMRNHLPVGLFMPISRAGLLEIISIQDSIADVSEDVAILLTVRKLRFYPEFEKIFFQFLHKSVETFDLTMTVIQEFNKLLESSFGGHKADKARFLVSRVAKAEHECDVIQREIMQIFFSDEFTISEKEFYLWLQVIKRAAGISDSAEKLAHRVNMTLEEK; encoded by the coding sequence ATGCAAACCCTTGCTCGTCTGTTCGGACAGTCTCCTTTTGCCCCTCTGCAGGCACATTTAGAAGTTGTCGCATTTTGTGTTCAGCAAATGGTGCCGATCTTTACAGCTTTACGTGATGGAGATTACAAACAGGTACAAATAATCGCTAAAAGTATTTCTGATAAGGAATATCAAGCAGATTGTATAAAAAATGATATGCGGAATCATCTTCCTGTAGGCTTGTTTATGCCTATATCCCGGGCAGGGTTACTGGAAATTATTTCTATACAAGATAGTATAGCTGATGTTTCTGAGGATGTCGCTATTTTGCTTACCGTTAGAAAGCTACGTTTTTATCCGGAGTTTGAGAAGATCTTTTTTCAGTTCTTACATAAAAGTGTCGAAACTTTTGACCTGACTATGACGGTCATACAAGAATTCAATAAATTACTAGAAAGCTCTTTCGGAGGACATAAAGCTGATAAGGCACGTTTCCTAGTCAGTCGTGTGGCGAAAGCAGAACACGAGTGTGATGTCATTCAACGAGAGATCATGCAAATATTCTTTTCCGATGAATTTACCATTTCTGAAAAAGAGTTTTATTTATGGCTGCAGGTAATTAAACGCGCAGCGGGCATATCCGATAGTGCGGAGAAGCTTGCTCATCGAGTTAACATGACGCTGGAAGAAAAGTAG
- a CDS encoding inorganic phosphate transporter, giving the protein MLALLIFVLLCGFYTSWNIGANDVANAVGPSVGSGVLTLRQAVVIAAIFEFLGALFLGDRVAGTIESHIVSVSDPLMASGDYVYGMTGALLATGVWLQLASYFGWPVSTTHSIVGAVIGFGLVLGKGTVIYWGSIGAILVSWVISPLMGGCIAYAIFSFIRRNILYKNDPVGAMIRIAPFLAAFVIIVLGIIIVCGGIVTRLIPLPWALASVFLVGSMAYAIMFKYVHTPHCSFISPSPKSGSLLCRLKTCGGNYGRKYLIVERIFAYLQIIITCFMAFAHGSNDVANAIAPVAGVLRHVYPHVYSSYTLIGLMAFGGVGLIIGLSIWGWRVIETVGCKITELTPSRGFSVGLSSAVTIALASAIGLPISTTHVVVGAVLGIGLARGIHAINLNIIKDIIMSWFITLPAGAILSILFFFALRALFQ; this is encoded by the coding sequence ATGCTTGCCTTACTCATTTTTGTTCTCTTATGTGGTTTCTATACCTCTTGGAATATAGGAGCTAACGACGTTGCCAATGCTGTTGGCCCCAGTGTAGGATCCGGAGTATTAACACTACGACAAGCTGTAGTCATTGCCGCGATTTTTGAATTTTTAGGGGCATTATTTCTAGGAGATCGTGTCGCAGGAACTATAGAAAGCCATATTGTTTCTGTTTCAGATCCTTTAATGGCTTCCGGGGATTACGTTTATGGTATGACAGGAGCCTTGTTAGCTACAGGAGTTTGGCTCCAATTGGCCTCTTATTTTGGATGGCCAGTCTCTACAACCCATTCTATAGTTGGAGCGGTAATCGGCTTTGGTCTTGTTCTCGGTAAAGGCACAGTGATTTACTGGGGATCTATAGGGGCAATTTTAGTTAGCTGGGTAATCTCTCCATTAATGGGGGGATGCATTGCGTATGCCATCTTCTCTTTTATACGTAGGAATATTCTTTATAAGAATGACCCTGTCGGAGCAATGATTCGCATAGCGCCTTTTCTTGCTGCTTTTGTCATCATCGTTTTAGGGATTATTATTGTTTGCGGAGGGATAGTCACCCGGTTGATTCCTTTACCTTGGGCGTTGGCATCAGTATTCTTAGTCGGGAGTATGGCTTATGCTATTATGTTTAAATATGTGCATACGCCGCATTGCTCTTTTATTTCTCCTTCGCCTAAATCAGGGAGTTTGCTTTGTCGTTTAAAAACATGCGGGGGAAACTATGGTAGAAAGTATCTTATCGTAGAAAGAATCTTTGCGTACTTACAAATTATTATCACATGTTTTATGGCTTTTGCTCACGGATCTAATGACGTTGCGAATGCCATAGCTCCGGTTGCTGGAGTTCTACGACACGTCTATCCCCATGTATATTCTTCCTATACGCTAATAGGTCTTATGGCGTTTGGGGGCGTGGGATTGATTATAGGGTTATCTATTTGGGGATGGCGCGTCATCGAAACCGTAGGATGTAAGATTACAGAACTCACACCTTCAAGAGGTTTTTCTGTGGGGTTAAGTTCAGCTGTTACGATTGCTTTAGCTTCAGCTATAGGTTTACCCATATCGACAACTCATGTCGTTGTCGGAGCTGTCTTAGGTATAGGCTTAGCTCGAGGTATCCATGCGATTAATTTAAATATCATTAAAGATATTATCATGTCGTGGTTTATCACTCTTCCAGCAGGAGCAATTCTCTCTATTCTATTTTTCTTTGCTTTAAGAGCGCTCTTCCAGTAA
- a CDS encoding phosphoglycerate kinase, which translates to MDRLTVRELSPEEKKVLVRVDFNVPIKDGKILDDIRIRSAMPTIHYLLQKRAAVILMSHLGRPQGKGFEEKYSLQPVVEVLEGYLGHHVPLAPDCVGEVARQAVAQISPGRVLLLENLRFHPGEEHPEEHPAFAAELSSYGDFYVNDAFGTSHRKHASVYTVPQAFPGRSAAGLLMEKELEFLGQHLLISPKRPFTAILGGSKVSSKIGVIEALLSQVDNLLLAGGMGFTFLKALGKSVGNSLVEESGIELARRVLHIAQQRNVRIVLPIDVKVAKACTPAVSWTEVSIDQGIPQDLEGLDIGTKTVQEFCKIIDASSTIFWNGPVGVYEVPPFDQGSMAIANCLARHPSAITVVGGGDAAAVVALAGCTAQVSHVSTGGGASLEFLEKGFLPGTEVLSPSQE; encoded by the coding sequence ATGGATAGATTGACAGTCAGGGAACTCTCCCCAGAAGAAAAAAAGGTTTTAGTCCGTGTAGATTTTAATGTTCCTATAAAAGATGGGAAGATTCTTGATGATATCCGCATCCGTAGTGCGATGCCGACAATTCATTATCTATTACAAAAGCGCGCTGCTGTAATTTTAATGAGTCATCTGGGTCGCCCTCAAGGAAAGGGTTTCGAAGAAAAATATTCTCTCCAGCCTGTTGTGGAAGTTTTAGAGGGTTACCTAGGTCATCACGTGCCTTTAGCCCCCGATTGCGTAGGAGAAGTTGCTCGTCAGGCAGTAGCACAAATTTCTCCAGGACGCGTGTTGTTATTAGAAAATCTTCGTTTTCATCCAGGAGAAGAACATCCTGAAGAACATCCTGCTTTTGCTGCAGAACTTTCCTCCTACGGAGATTTTTATGTGAATGATGCTTTTGGAACTTCACACAGAAAACATGCCTCCGTGTACACGGTTCCTCAAGCTTTTCCAGGGCGATCTGCGGCAGGTCTTCTTATGGAAAAAGAACTCGAGTTTTTAGGACAGCACCTGTTAATTTCTCCTAAGCGTCCCTTTACTGCGATTCTTGGCGGTTCTAAAGTATCTTCAAAAATCGGCGTTATCGAAGCCTTACTCTCTCAAGTGGATAACCTACTTTTAGCAGGCGGCATGGGCTTTACTTTTTTAAAAGCATTAGGAAAATCCGTAGGGAATTCCTTAGTTGAAGAATCTGGCATAGAACTCGCACGTCGGGTTTTACACATTGCACAACAGCGTAATGTACGTATCGTTCTTCCTATAGATGTGAAGGTTGCCAAAGCCTGTACTCCCGCAGTGTCTTGGACGGAAGTCTCTATAGATCAAGGGATCCCTCAAGATCTCGAAGGCCTAGATATAGGAACAAAAACTGTTCAAGAATTTTGTAAAATCATCGATGCCTCATCCACCATATTTTGGAATGGCCCTGTTGGTGTTTATGAAGTGCCTCCTTTTGATCAGGGGTCCATGGCTATCGCTAATTGTTTAGCACGACATCCTTCTGCCATTACAGTTGTGGGAGGTGGAGATGCTGCTGCTGTTGTTGCTTTGGCCGGATGCACAGCACAAGTCTCACACGTGTCTACAGGTGGTGGTGCGTCTTTAGAATTCCTAGAGAAAGGTTTTTTACCAGGAACCGAAGTTCTGTCTCCATCACAAGAGTAA
- the semD gene encoding SemD/SinC family type III secretion system effector, with protein MGINPSGRGSNNNDLWISGAHHQHEDVQDAGTGPSGVVGSHNISTKNNTHESSSFLSRIASAVRSFFAGIFGDSSSRANSRASTPTPSPTSSRRFSEDSFGSCMDVSGEEVDTRSVSSFSSVESSSEKSFSSLDSARSTEGAARGLQKKGYTPGIKVDIPKVPDLASGPKRPNTPPPPPPTSPSVKTSPRGVSPSSSLTKSNTSSVASGSSATRPLKRKAPQPPSEGPTQPKLQRRGSTSSMSSIDSNDSTASRTSQEISSGIADKLKAELEAHHKTKQEQLAKLSDQIKERWTNHEAQEPIAYKLACLQTVTSRLGQARLEAQKEISVLRPGTSEYPLNTAISLSRSIWDLGEKEQRQDGESVLLPVLVRMGLEGPKLGPDEDFVNYVDQIISEYGEPEETYNWQGTLQSLARDLNSLRETNPNGMKKFWSSFAGKGEITMRMIANRFASANVGKYDPNSVRVERRWNTGALDLMNFLSSEAYVKTASILAYDALSVSED; from the coding sequence ATGGGAATTAATCCAAGCGGTCGCGGCAGTAATAATAATGATCTATGGATTTCCGGAGCTCACCATCAGCACGAGGACGTACAAGATGCGGGTACAGGTCCATCCGGAGTAGTAGGGTCCCATAACATTTCTACCAAAAATAATACCCATGAAAGCTCGAGCTTTTTATCAAGAATCGCGTCTGCTGTACGGAGTTTCTTCGCTGGTATATTTGGTGATTCTTCCTCAAGAGCCAATTCTCGCGCCTCTACTCCTACACCATCCCCAACGAGTAGTCGCCGGTTTTCTGAGGATTCTTTCGGCTCATGTATGGATGTCAGTGGCGAGGAAGTGGATACACGGAGTGTCTCATCTTTTAGCAGTGTGGAGTCGAGTAGTGAAAAGAGCTTTAGTTCTTTGGATAGCGCAAGATCGACAGAGGGTGCGGCTAGAGGATTACAAAAGAAAGGTTATACTCCAGGAATTAAAGTCGATATTCCCAAGGTGCCAGATCTCGCTTCAGGGCCAAAGCGTCCTAATACGCCACCGCCACCACCACCAACTTCTCCATCTGTAAAAACATCGCCGCGAGGTGTGAGTCCTTCTTCCTCACTCACGAAATCCAACACATCTTCAGTTGCTTCAGGAAGTAGTGCTACACGACCTCTCAAACGTAAAGCTCCTCAACCTCCATCAGAAGGACCAACACAACCAAAATTACAACGTCGGGGCAGTACGTCTTCTATGTCTAGCATAGACTCTAATGACTCAACCGCGAGCAGGACCTCTCAAGAAATTTCCTCTGGAATAGCAGATAAATTAAAAGCGGAACTAGAAGCGCACCACAAGACAAAACAAGAACAATTAGCAAAGTTGTCCGACCAAATTAAAGAACGCTGGACAAATCACGAAGCACAGGAGCCAATAGCGTACAAACTTGCCTGTTTACAGACAGTAACATCTAGGTTGGGCCAAGCACGCCTAGAGGCACAAAAAGAAATAAGTGTCTTGCGACCCGGAACTAGTGAATACCCCTTAAATACTGCTATTTCGTTATCTCGATCTATATGGGACCTGGGAGAGAAAGAACAAAGACAAGATGGAGAATCTGTACTCCTTCCGGTATTGGTACGTATGGGTTTAGAAGGGCCGAAGTTAGGTCCTGACGAGGATTTTGTTAATTATGTTGATCAGATTATAAGTGAGTACGGAGAGCCAGAGGAAACGTATAACTGGCAAGGCACTTTGCAATCTCTAGCTCGTGATTTAAATTCTCTAAGAGAGACTAACCCTAACGGTATGAAAAAGTTTTGGTCTTCGTTTGCCGGTAAGGGAGAAATCACTATGAGAATGATAGCGAATAGATTTGCCTCTGCGAATGTTGGGAAATACGATCCTAATTCAGTTCGAGTAGAGCGCCGTTGGAATACAGGAGCTCTAGATCTTATGAATTTTTTAAGCTCAGAAGCTTATGTAAAAACAGCTTCGATCTTAGCTTATGACGCTTTGAGTGTGTCAGAGGATTAA